The stretch of DNA ACCAAACTTTAGTGATTTGGGCTGAAACAAAAGCCAGTGAGATACCATTAAGAAAAgcgaatttaaatttttttaagaaaagcacattttaaatttaagacaaCTTCCTGTGCAAAAGAGATTGCTCGGTATGGAAACCGTCACCCATCTGCATAAACNNNNNNNNNNNNNNNNNNNNNNNNNNNNNNNNNNNNNNNNNNNNNNNNNNNNNNNNNNNNNNNNNNNNNNNNNNNNNNNNNNNNNNNNNNNNNNNNNNNNGGGGCAGGTGGAGGTGTGtcgtgcctggctggcttggttggtagagcataagactcttgatctcagggtcatgagttccaaccccataTTACGTGCAGAGATTACTTccaggataaaaaaaattcagggacacctgggtggctcagttggttaagcatccaatttcagctcaagtcatgagctcgcagttcatgagtttgagccccatatcaggctctgtctgtgctgacagcttggagcctggagcctgctttggattatgggtctccttctctgcccctcccccactcatgttctgtctctttctcgaTCTTAagaataaatggacattaaaaaaaaaattttttttaaaagaacattccaAGGGCAAGGGCCCCGACTATTGAATAACCATGTGTGGGGAATGCAAAGTACTCAGTCTGAAATGGACTACAGCCCAGGCGGAGACATGCGAGTAAGGCTGTGCAACGGTACCTGCATAATAACTGTGGGCAACACAAGGAACAGAAACGCAGACTCCTCGAGGGGAACGCACGTGATGCCATCATCTGCGAGCAGGAGCCCAGCTGGGCAATGACAGCTTCCCTTGGATCGTGCGCTCAGAAGGCACAAGTGAGAACATCCAGCCTCCAGACAAGGGTTGGAAGACTTGGGCTGGAGCACTTCGTGCATGATCTGGAAGAAAGTAGCTAGATGTCACTATGCATCACTGAATCCTTACAAACAGCAAACGAATACACCTTGATTTTTAATCATGACCGAAGATGTCACTAGTTTGTACTTGGGAAGTTCATACAGATGGTCTTTTCAGGGAGATGGAGGGGGAAATTTTAAAGAGTACGCTGTAGACCTTGAGTCCACCAGGCTGTTCAGAACGCTTGATGAGGACAGCCCTGTTCTTGCCTGTCGTCTTCGTCACGCGCTGTACTGTTCTCGTCTTCATGTCAGACCAGAAGACTTCATCTTCAAACACAGCGACCGAAAAGgagctcttgatttctgttagCTGCAGCATCTAAAATGGTGGTGATGAGATTTCTAGGGTGAGTTTTATACAAGGCATAAGACATTACATACAGCCTACTACCAAGCAACACTTACAGTAATACCAGTACCATCTAGATTCGCAGAGCCGATGCAGTGAAATTTGTCATCAGACCAGAATATCTTCCAACTCAACTGGTCAAGCACTATGCTGGTTGGTGAGCCAAGACCTTGACTGATGAGTACTTTTCTGCTGGTACCATCCATCCCGGCTTGTTCTATTTGAGGTTCTTCTCCGATTTCAGACCAGTACATTAACCTATGCAGATGAAAGTCAGCTTTAAAGTATTACTTCACAGAAAATATCCATTCATGCCTTAAAACACTGATTGCTagcccaattattttttttcccctcaaacttGGTCTATTCCTTAAATGAAGCTGTGAAGCAGTAAAAGAAAGTTTCCCTTGAAATTTTCCAGTGTTTGTTTAGTCATTCGTTGGAGATAAAATATCACAACAGTTAcagaagaagacaagaaatatagTAGTTCCTGGGCCCAGAAAATAGCCAGAGAACCTGCCGATCTCTGGGCAAGAAAGTAGGCTAGTTCTATGGGAAGATGTGTGCCTTAGACCTTATTCTTAGTCACAGTCGAAGCCATGAAATGCATCAGGAACTATTGCCAATTTCCTGAGGACCATGTTAATAGATTCCTGGTTGAAGGTGTTGAAAGGGTGAGAAAAGCAGAGGTACTCAATATGGGTCACCTTTGGATCCCAAGTTTTGCTCTGTCTTGTTCTTACATTTGAGATACACATGGCCATCCCAATGAAGGCTTGGCTCTGACAGCTAGGAAACATGGTCTCTAAGTTCTTGGCCCTTTCCACAGAGAAAGGACTCTGGATGGAAGAACCTGGATTCAAGCCGAACACACAATCATTTCCCCCACTTATACCAAGCACATTAGTGTAAATTAAACACTATCCCTAgttccattctcctttctcctgccatttaaagccataaaaaaaaaatgcctctgaATGGAGAATTATTTTAGCGGAAGAAAGTACAGGTGGGCCACCAAGTGAGCACTCCTATGTCTCACTTCACTGAAGTAAAGGACTTTTACCAGAAACTTTTGtaatgactgtgtgtgtgtggttgactGACATCACCAGAAGATCTAAAGCCAAGTCAGAGAGGTTTTTACTCCCTCATTCTGTGTTGGGCAAACATAATCAAGGTAGAACTAAAGAGGAATAACAAACCTAAAGGACCTCAGTGGCTTTGGGACCCCTGGACTCACCCATTTAGGGGATCTAAAGCCAAAGACCGTGGTTGCGTCATGTCATCATCCAGGACAATTGTGtgctcattttttcctctccaaagaGCAGTCAGCCGGATTGCCAAAATCTGGCCAGCTGTCCCATCAACCCAGTACAGATTCCTCCCAATCCAGTCAACCACTAAACAGTCTGACCTTATCCCTGAAGAGAGAAAGCCATTCAACATGTGAATCTAGGTTGAATTACAGCCTTTACTAGGTGTTGGCTCAGAGGCATCAGACTTGAGTGTCATGTTCATCCATTTTCCTACTAGTACATGCATCGCCATCAGAGAAATCTTTAAACTACTCCCAAGTTCTACTCATAGAGGAAGACGACCATTAGAAATAAGGGCTTCCCTCACTGCCTTCTGGGGTGACAAAGCATCTTTCCATTTCCAGCCAATCAGCAGGCTTTGATCTCTTTCAGTGAAGAAGATTTAATAAGATCAGTGTTTAGAATGTTAACggcaatttatttttcatgctgTGTGCAATCCACAAGGGCAGGCTGCAGTCTACACAAGGGGACCTACCTTTCACCACCGTCCCTTTCTTCTTGGTGTCCATACTTATCCACTCAATACTTTCTGCACCGACATCCGTCCAGAAGACTTTCTGCTCCACTAAGTCATAGTCAATCGAGGAAATCACCACATTCTTGTCTACAGTTGCCAGGATACCTTCCTTCAAGCTCCTCAAGCCATAGAGAAGCAGGCTGAACTGAATTGCCACGAGCAGGATTGGTTCGGTACCTGCCAAATGAGAACCACTTTCAGCCCGGCCTTAAGGACTTTGATCGCTGAGCCCAGCACGGGCCaaggaagaagagaacaaagaggTCCTTGCCTTCTCACTGACAGGGCTGGCACACAAGCCTGCTGGTGTGTGAGTAGCTCTCCCCtccatgttctttaaaaaaaatttttttaaggtttttactttatttttgagagagaaacacagcatgagcaggcgagggtcagagagggagacacagaatccgaaacaggctccaggctctgagctagctgtcagcacagagtccgatgcagcgcttgaacccacgaaccatgagattgtgacctgagctgaagtcggaaacttaactgactgagccaccccggagcccctGCCCTCCATGTTCTTATGCTTGAGCTCATACCCACAGTTCAGAGATACTCAGAAGAAAGGCATGACTGGCGtaaattgaaaacaatatttCTAGCTAAGGATTTGGGCACAGGTGGGCAGGAGCAAAGTGCCTGTAGGGATGTTTGACACTCGTTCTAACTCGGGTGAGGCTGACAGGGGGCTACTGAGGCCAGAGTTGTGGTTCTGTTACAAGGATGTTTATCCGTAGACACCTTCAGGCTCTGACCCTACCGGAACCGTTACACAAAAAAAGGGGGTGTGTGGACCATGCTAATCCTGCTCTGCAGACAGAAAGCAGGCGGGAGCATTTAGGACTTGATAAAGAGGATTTGCATCCACATTCCTGGAAGATTTAGAACCTCGACACTCCTGATCTGGGGCTGAGGAGACATCCGGGCTCCAGGTTACCTGTTGCTTTACATGTGTGGCCATCAGTTTCCAGCGAGTAGCCAGGGCGACAGGTGCAGCTGTAGGAGCCCTCGGTGTTGACACAGGTCTGACTACAAGGCTGGCCGCCTGGCCTCTGGCACTCATCCACATCCATGCAGGCTTGGCTGCCGCTCTCCAGCTCAAAGCCTTGCTCACAAGCACACACCTGAGTGAGTTTCAGAAACAGGAAGATGTCCTGAAGGCGCTGACACATAACATTGATGAAAAGGCCTCACCTTGCTATTAAAAGCACATGACGATACACTCAGTTTCAACAGTTCAAAGCAAAAAAGTTCTTAGAACCAACttcactgaaaaattttttaatatttatttttgagagagacagagacagagagagagagggagaggaaagagagaatgagctggcgaggggcagagagagagggaatcccaagcaggctccacattgtcagcacagagcccaatgtggagctcgatctcacaaactatgagatcatgaccagagccaaaatcaagagtccaacacttaaccaactgagccacctggatgccccagAACCAACATCATTTTAAAGAGAGTCATTCTCTCTGTGTTATCAACCTGGCTGCACACCTCACACCCTTGCCACCATTGCAGCTCCTGAATTAACAAAGGGGTCCAAGTTCAGTCCAGGACACCCTAGAATCCCAGCAGAATCAGTAGGAGGCCCGGAGACTTAACTGAACCTGCTGTCTGCCTACAGAGACGGTACCATGATCAGACATCAGAATACCATTTTCTTCTACTTGCCCATCAGAGCCAATCAAGTTCATGATGCTCAGCCAACTAATAATGCCAGACCAGAGCACAGGCTGTCCTCAACTTAAGGGCAGGTCACATCCAAATACACATATGGAAGGGACTTCCTCCAAAACTTCTGGCTCAGTCCCACATGTCACCCAGAGCTCACAGCTCGCAGGCAATCGTTTCTGCGGGCTGGGTTCTGAGGTTCCAGGGGACACGACATGGGGAAGGAGCTCAAGAGGACTGAGCAGGAGCCGGGAAGGACTCAGGGGACCTCAGAGGATGGATCGGGGCAGCTCTGCCTTGTGACACTTAGAGCTTCACGAGCAGCCAGGGACGGCTGGGGTGAGTAAGTCGCTCCCTTTTGCTAAACTCCTTTGGCTAAACAGGAGCTGCATGAACTCACGGGCCCACGTGGGGATGGGTGGCAGGCGTGGGAGCACCGCGCGGAGCTGCAGGCCGACCCAGCGCACTGGCCGCCTTCGTCGGAGCCGTCAGGACAGTGCTCCTTCCCGTCACACACCAGGCGGAGGTCAAGGCAGACACGGGAGCCGCACTGGAACTCAGAACTCCGGCACTTCGGGGGGGGGCCTGGAGAGGAGCACTTTCTACTTTCATGGTCTGCCCCCGACCCCCCAAAACCCCTCCCGCAGCGGGGACATGCGACCTAGACGCCTCCATTCTGGGAAGGGGACAGATGTCTGGCCTGCCACGGTTGCCTGCGAGCTGGCTTCTCACGCCCAGAGGAAGCAAGCAGCAGGTGCCCCTGAGGCTGACTGCCTCCCCTCAATGAcagcccccccccaccgccccatcCCCGGCACTTACACCCGGCCTCGTCACTGCCGTCCCCGCAGTCTCTCTGCCCGTCACAGCGCCACGTGTCAGGAACACACCGCTCTCTGCTGCCACAGGACCACTGCCTGGAGCCACAGCGAAGCTCCTGGGGATCACAGTCCTACGGACACAGTGGTTCCGTCAGCGACACTGGCATTTGGAGCCCAGGAAGGGGTTCTTGGAGGGAGAACAGGCCTGGGTTACAAGGCAACCCTCAAGTCCCCTCTGCAGTGAGGCCAGAGAAAGCCCCAAAATTCGGGGAAATGCTTTCAGTAGCCAGACATTAGGCGAGGAGTTCTAGGTGAATTGAACCTGGGTGCGAAGTGGGAAGAAAGGTCTTCATTTAAGAAACATAAGCATGGCAACACCTGGacggttcagttggttaagtgtcaactttggctccagtcatgatctcactgtttgtgtttgggccccacatcaggttctgtgctgacagttcagagcctggagtctggttaagattctctctctctctctctctctctgcttgtgctctgtctctccctctctctctctcaaatataaatattgaaattttttaagtaaaaaaaaaaagaacagaagaatgtGCTCTAGGAACTCCTTAcaaatctttttccatttcaacaCCACACTCTAGCAGGTTAAAAGTTATAGCACCAACTTGTACCTAATCTGACTTGAACACTCGGATCTGGGACAGGACGCactgaaggaggggaggggacatcTGTGCACCTGCTATAGCTCTGAACCTTTAGATGTATTCTCAGTCCCTGAGGCACTAGGAGCTATATCTTCCAtccacttgacagatgaggaaacaaagttCAGGAGTAAGTACTTTCCTAAGGTCAAACATGCACTGTAGGATTCAAGCCAGACTGCCCCTCACATACAACATGGCAGCTTCCGGGCCCTCTGTGGTGACAGGTGGGCGGAGCTTCAGAGCCCATCTCTGAGTGGGACATTTGAGCCACAACCTTTAAGACCTAAcacttaagggcacctgggtacctcagtcggttaagcctccgactttggctcaggtcatgatcttgtggtttgtgggttcacgtcgggctctgtgctgacagctagctcagagcctggatcctccttcagattctgtgcctccccctctctctgcccctcccctgctcatgctctgtctgtctctgtctctcaataataaataaaaatattaaaatttaaaaaagacttaactCTTGCAAACCTACATTAAAAACCTCTTAAACATTTGTCTTTCCACAAGAGACCTCACTTCGGACACTTCGATGTAGTTACAATGGCTTCCTAGGCAGGAAGGACGAGAGCCTTCTCTGCTCTTGTGCTTTCTCAAGTTTGCTACAGGGAAGCACATGTTCCCGTTTTGAGGAGGAATCTGctcttctaagtttttttttttaatcttatttaagagagagagacagagacagcatgagcaggaaaggggcagagagagagggagacacagaatctgaagcaggctttaggctccgagctatcagcacagaacccaatgcagggcttgaacccatgaaccatgagatcatgacctgagccgaagtaggacactttaccaactgagccacccaggtgtccctaagggctttttttttttctaatatttattttgggtgggcagagagaaagggagagagagagaatccaaagcaggctccaccctgtcatcacagagcccaacatggggctcaaactcacaaaccatgagatcatgggctGAGCCAAAATTatgagtcaggcacttaacctactgggccacacAGGTGGTCTGAGGAATCTGTTTTTTCTGAAGAAGGGTGCACTACCTTCTCCTCGCTTCCATCTTTGCAGTCCACGTCATGGTCACATAGCCACTCCGTGGACACACACTCTCCACTCCTCCGGCACCTCACCTTCCCTGACGGGCACCGCGGAGGCCAGGCAACAGGACAGCCATCTTCGTCAGAGTGGTCCAGGCAGTCTTGATTCCCATCACAGCACAGAAAACTAGATATGCACTGGCCGCTCTTGCATCGAAATTCAGCTGTGCTGCACTGGGCACGAACTGGAAAAGAGAACTTAAGGTAAGAACTCAGCCAGATGTGGAGTTTGATGGCAAAAGAAATGGTTTTTGAAGATTCCTCAGTCCTCTACTATCATCTTGGGAACTCAACCCCAGCCCTCAAAGGTGGTTCAAGCAGCGTTAGGTCAGAAAAGGCCTACTAAGCTAGCCCAGAAAAATCCTGTCTTGAATAACAAAGATTAGGGCACAGGGATGGCGACATGTGGAAGGACACTGGGATAGGCTACGGAGTAGGACTCTCCTCCAGGACCTTAATGTCCTCCATGCAAAGAGAGTCTCTCACAACATCCAACATACCCTACATGTTATGTTCTTGGGCTCAGTTCCTACAGATAGAAGTTGCTTGACTTGGTTCAAGAAAAAAGGCCAGGGGTTAGGAAAAAGCATAAGTATGTATTGAAAAGTAAATTATACCTTGGGTTCCTTCTCCTGATTTTCTTCACAAAAGCGCAAGTACAGTCATATATCTCGCTACCCAGTCACCTCTACGTTCAAATCTAATACGGTACCTCAACCAGCTTCTTCTTCTGCCCACTTTAATTCTCCAAAATCTCTCTTCTACCCTATTCCCACAATCAAGGTCTTTGGAACAAGTCATTAGGAAGACTAAAAGACTGTGTATCCCtcaaaaaaagagggaaaagcaaTTAACACCTACAGATGAGGATGGCCCATCATACGAGAAGACCTACAATCAAACTTAAAATCTTCAAGGAGGTAGATCCTAGCTCAAGAAACATGTTGTCAAGTAGACGAGTCTTCCACTAATGGAAATCTTGTCACCAAGAGGGGAGTTCTGCGGCAGTATCACCAATGTCACTCCAACTCAGAACCTTCTGTCCTAGTCTGTTAACTTTGTGGTAAGTACAGTCCGTCTTTGTTATTTCTGGATTATTTGCACATTCACCTACTCACAAAATTTGTAACACCTCCCCAGATCTGTGCTCCCACACTTTTATGGTCATCTGACGATACACATacatggaggcacctgggtggctcagtcgattacgTGTctaagtcttggttttggctcaggacatgatcttgagATTTCATAGgctcaagacccacattgggctctgcactaacagcacagagcctgcttgggatcctctccctccctctctctctcccctcacccattcacaaggtctctgtttctctcagaataagtgaataaacttaaaaaaaaaaaacgttacaCAGACGCGAAGCAGCAAAACATCTGCATTGCCTAATGCACATTTCCAGTTGCAATCAAACAAGGTAATGCTCCGGTTTCTGGTTTCAGTCCATACACTGGAAACAGGCTGTCTGTTTAGGCATACTGCccacatttttgtactttttggtgattttgctgtttaacTAGGCCCCCAAGTGTAGTGCAGAAATGCAGTCTAGCGTGCGTGAGTGCAAGAAGTCTATGATAGACCTTACAGAGAAAATACCTGGGTGAGAGAAGCTTTCTCAGGCATGAGCTCTCATGCTGTTGGCTCTGACTTCAATGTTAATGAGTCAACAAAATACATCAGGTGGTCTCTAAACAGCAATATACCTAAATCAAGCTTACATATGGATTGGTTGACAAAAATATTATCGCGAGAGATTCTCTGAAACGTCACCGTGCATTTTTTCTACAAGCAATGATGCGATACCTGTTTATTCAGTGTTTGTGGCAACTTTCTAGAATATAACTGCCGCGGATAAGGAGAATCAACCGTCAGGCATTTTGAAATGCTCCAAGGGAGTCAACGTGGTACTCACCGcatccttcttcatctttcctgTCAGAACAGTCTGGGTGGCCGTCACACAGCCAGCTCTTAGGAATACAGTGGGTCCCGTTGTCACAACGCAGAGAACAATCCTCAGCGGGCTCCCAGCAGCCCAGCTCGTCGGACCCATCGGAGCACTGCTGAGCCCCACCGCAGTGGTACTTGTCCTCAATGCACCGGTTTCCGTTCAGACACCGGAAGACTCCTAAAATGGAAAGGACCAGAGGCTCTCATCGTATCCTCAGTCATACTGAAACCTTAAAAATAGATTcacttggagcgcctgggtggctcagttggttaagtgtcagactctcgatttcagctccagtcacaATCACAGGGCTTATGGGCTCGAGTCTCGCATCAGTCTCTGAgcagatagcacagagcctacgtGGGGTTCTCTCTatacttttctctctgcccctccctcgttcttgctctttctctctcataaataaacaaacattgtaaaaaataagacaataaaataaaattagatgaaCGCCCCCTCGTCCTGGAGTTTGAGGGGTACATGGACTGCATCCTGTTTGAGCTTTAGAGCTCATCTAATCCAGGAGTGAGCTTTCGTAGAGTACTCAGGTCAACTAAATTAGCAAGCTGAACTAAGTTGTTCAAGTGATAAGGGCTCCTGTTGGTTTGGTTACTTTAAACACTTGTTGGGACGATACCAAATCTGTCGCAAGTGGCCCATTTAGGTCACTTTATGGCTCAGCCTTTATAAAGGCAAATCCTGGAACACTTCAGCAAATATGAGGAAGCAAGGAAGTACTAGTTGAATTACACCTGGTAGAACATTTGACTTCGATGTTATAAAACGGATACTGGCAGAATCCGTGTTCCAACAGACTCTGACCTTTATCTATGTCAATTCACCCAAGAAAGCAAGTGTGATGAGAATAAACATGGCACCTCGCACCCTGTGCCCGGAGCTGAATCGCACACCCGGCACAAGGGACTAGACAGGGGACAGTGACAAACCTGGTCTGTTGCAGAAGTGGGAACAGTTCCCTTCATCTGAGCCATCCCGACAGTCCCGTTTGCCATCGCAGACGTACTCCAGAGAGACGCATTCCTCCCCGTTTCGACAGAAGACAGAGGATGGGGGGCAAAGCAGGGGGGGCGCTGGAGGAAGGATGGGGGTGCCGCTGGTGGCGGGCCCTTCAAACTCAGGATCTAGAATGAACAGTTGCTTCAGCAAATCAGTCCCTGAGGTTTCAGCAACAGAGATGGGCCTCTACTGTCCCCCTGCCTCCAAAACCACGTCATGGCTGGGCAGTGCTGCCGTCTGTCACCTCACAGGGAGAAACAGTGAAATGGACTCAAAGCCTAGATCCTTAGATTAGATGTGCTACAATGGCCCATCGTTTCATGGCTTCAGATTTGGGCAAACTGCTTTCTCCTTTGAGACCTactaacttttttccccctcggCCTTATGTCAGATGctaggaatgaaaaataaagtgtcaGCAGATAGGTACTTGTTCTGTCTGGCTCCCTGCTACAGCGTCTCATGGTCTGGGACAGGGACCAGCATAATGTGGACACTCCCTTCGAAATGTCTCAGATTCACTACTATAAGGTACCCATTAGTACTTTCAAGAATTAGCACACCAACCTAACAGATTCGCTTGTAGAATAATCAAAGGTGGATTTTTACCAAAAGGTTAACCTTTTCTTGGCATACTTTATTCCCTAAGAAATAGTTTCCCAGGCCTAATGCTTCTTAGCCCTGAAAATCAGGTTAAACCAACCAATGAATCAAAAAGTAAGGCAGttcagacagacagagagagagagagagagaagagatctCTATGGAATGGGCacatagaagacagaaaaagtcTGTCTCTCCTTGTTTCTACCCTTCCTTTGGACTTCCGGCCACTTTTGCAGACAGAGCCCCCTGAATCCTGTGAagggatttcttctttttctgctgcaAGATCCAGAATCAGACTTTCAAGCTCCAGGCCAAAGGCATATGCAAAGAGAAAGGTAAGTCAGCCTTAGGCAGGGCGACATGAACAAGTACAGCTTCAACAGCAGGGAAGGATCACTTGTTCTGGAACCCACAGCCCCAGAGCAGGTTTGCACAAGAGGTGCTGCAAGATGTTGTCGCTCGGAGAAAGGGGGTTCCTTGGCAAAACCTGTCTGGGAAAGTGGCTCAGAACAAATTAAATGGATCTCTTTAAGGCCAGACTAAGGGGTTTGTTATGCGTTTGCTCGGTGTCTTGGatcatttagcaaatattgaGAAATGCGTCTTACTTTTCCAGGACCAggacaggtgggggggggggtaggccTGCTGAACTGTGGGTTGAGACAACCACTAAGGCAAAGTCCTCTGAAAACACACTGACAAGAGGTAGGTAAAGTGGATTTCAAAGGATGACCCCACAGAGGAAGAC from Suricata suricatta isolate VVHF042 chromosome 1, meerkat_22Aug2017_6uvM2_HiC, whole genome shotgun sequence encodes:
- the LOC115300614 gene encoding low-density lipoprotein receptor-related protein 2-like, with the protein product MLQLTEIKSSFSVAVFEDEVFWSDMKTRTVQRVTKTTGKNRAVLIKRSEQPGGLKIMHEVLQPKSSNPCLEAGCSHLCLLSARSKGSCHCPAGLLLADDGITCVPLEESAFLFLVLPTVIMQVPLHSLTRMSPPGL